A genome region from Plasmodium vinckei vinckei genome assembly, chromosome: PVVCY_07 includes the following:
- a CDS encoding meiotic recombination protein DMC1, putative, with protein MATLPSSKSTSKVALTTNVEETSKEQQFQEIEKLQDLGINAADINKLKGSGYCTILSLIQTTKKELCNVKGISEVKVDKILEVASKIENCSVFITGNQLVQKRSKVLKITTGSSVLDKTLGGGIESMAITELFGENRCGKTQVCHTLAVTAQLPKNMNGGNGKVCYIDTEGTFRPEKICKIAQRFGLNSEDVLDNILYARAFTHEHLYQLLATSAAKMCEEPFSLLVVDSIISLFRVDFSGRGELSERQQKLNKIMSILSKLGEQFNIAVMITNQVMSDPGATMTFIANPMKPVGGHVIGHASTTRLSLRKGKGDQRVCKVYDAPNLPETECIFQLSDGGVIDALD; from the exons ATGGCTACCTTGCCAAGTAGTAAATCAACCAGCAAAGTTGCATTGACAACTAATGTGGAAGAAACTTCAAAGGAACAGCAATTTCAGGaaatt GAGAAACTTCAAGATTTAGGAATTAATGCGGCAGACATAAACAAACTTAAGGGAAGTGGATATTGCACAATTTTATCTTTAATCCaaacaacaaaaaaagaattatgTAATGTTAAAGGAATATCTGAAGTTAAAgttgataaaatattagaGGTAGCTtcaaaaatagaaaattgTTCAGTATTTATTACGGGTAATCAGCTAGTTCAAAAGAGAAGTAAGGTATTAAAGATTACAACTGGAAGTTCAGTTTTGGATAAAACATTAGGTGGTGGAATTGAAAGTATGGCAATTACTGAATTATTTGGAGAAAATCGTTGTGGCAAAACTCAAGTATGTCACACTTTAGCTGTTACTGCTCAATTGCCAAAGAATATGAACGGGGGTAATGGAAAGGTTTGCTATATAGATACTGAAGGAACATTTAGACCAGAAAAGATATGTAAGATTGCTCAAAGGTTTGGATTAAATAGTGAAGATGTGCtagataatattttatatgctaGAGCTTTTACACACGAGCATTTATATCAATTACTAGCCACGTCAGCAGCGAAG ATGTGCGAAGAGCCATTTTCCCTGCTTGTTGTCGACTCTATAATATCTCTTTTTCGAGTGGATTTTAGTGGGAGAG GTGAGCTGTCTGAAAGACAACagaaattaaataaaataatgtcCATATTGTCAAAACTTGGAGAACAATTTAACATAGCAGTTATGATTACAAATCAAGTTATGTCGGATCCCGGGGCAACTATGACATTTATTGCTAATCCGATGAAGCCAg ttggGGGTCATGTAATTGGACATGCATCTACAACAAGGTTGTCACTAAGGAAAGGAAAAGGGGATCAACGAGTTTGCAAAGTTTATGATGCCCCGAACCTTCCCGAAACCGAATGCATTTTTCAATT GTCGGACGGAGGGGTCATAGATGCATTAGACTAG
- a CDS encoding ribosome assembly protein RRB1, putative, translating to MNDDLECDYSTYDLLFCPTTPWPCLSFDFIYDSQAKEDYTSKLKINGREFKGNELAYPIDVTCVSGTQATDKKSNSIYVIKWGNLNKLDLYLSSEEISSDDEKVENKKGVEKNNSNNNKASEDDSVIICKSIKHIHGCINKIKNNKKINSLVGAWCEDKKVYIYEIGDEINGLNERMYNESIQKDPVYIFNKHNNEGFAIDWNPIYGAQLLTGDNDGNLFLWLPDNMAKWKHENLISSSIGVNCDKHSIETVQWAKHGNGVGHVFAMCSSDKSIKIVDTRDIKSGSGDSQMQNLVSRENGIKIDIPNAHSSDVNVITWNENFEFLLASGGDDSLVKIWDIRNTSKNVASLNFHKDSITSISWDSKDTYVVLASSLDNSISVWDLSVESEALEHSFAQYPDQLLFEHKNQNFITDAKFHPYYSGVIVSTSGECFNIFKPYNT from the coding sequence aTGAATGATGATTTAGAATGCGACTATAGTACATACGATTTGTTGTTTTGCCCGACAACCCCATGGCCATGTTTGTCTTtcgattttatttatgataGCCAAGCTAAAGAAGATTATActtcaaaattaaaaataaatggaaGGGAATTTAAAGGAAATGAATTGGCATACCCAATTGACGTAACATGTGTTTCAGGAACACAAGCAACAGACAAAAAGTCAAatagtatatatgtaattaaGTGGggaaatttaaataagcTTGATCTTTATCTAAGCTCTGAAGAGATATCTAGCGATGATGAAAAagtagaaaataaaaaaggtgtcgagaaaaataatagtaataataataaagctAGTGAAGATGATAGTGTAATTATATGCAAATctataaaacatattcaTGGGtgcattaataaaattaaaaataataaaaaaataaactctTTAGTCGGAGCATGGTGTgaagataaaaaagtatatatttatgaaattggtgatgaaataaatggtTTAAATGAACGAATGTATAATGAGAGTATTCAAAAAGATcctgtttatatttttaataaacataataatgaaGGTTTTGCTATAGATTGGAATCCGATATATGGTGCTCAATTATTAACAGGTGATAATGATggtaatttatttttatggcTACCTGACAATATGGCAAAATGGAAACATGAAAATTTAATCTCTTCATCTATCGGAGTTAATTGTGATAAACATAGTATAGAGACTGTTCAATGGGCTAAACATGGGAATGGGGTAGGACATGTATTTGCCATGTGTTCTTCTGataaaagtataaaaattgtagaTACTCGAGATATTAAAAGTGGTTCAGGTGATAGTCAGATGCAAAACTTGGTTAGTCGTGAAAATGGGATAAAAATAGATATTCCTAATGCACATTCGAGTGATGTTAATGTTATAACATGGAATGAgaattttgaatttttattggCATCAGGTGGAGATGATTCACTAGTTAAAATTTGGGATATACGTAATACATCGAAAAATGTAGCTAGcttaaattttcataaagATTCTATTACATCAATTTCATGGGATAGTAAAGATACTTATGTGGTGTTAGCATCTAGTTTAGATAATTCGATTTCCGTTTGGGATCTATCAGTTGAATCTGAAGCTTTAGAACATTCTTTTGCTCAATACCCTGATCAATTATTGTTTGAAcataaaaatcaaaattttataacagATGCAAAATTTCATCCATATTATTCCGGTGTTATAGTATCAACATCAGGAGAATgtttcaatatatttaaaccTTATAACACATAA
- a CDS encoding vacuolar protein sorting-associated protein 2, putative: MGGYFSKSLEESLREEKRNLNRSIRELEREIFKLENEKKQIEKNIKLYAKKNDISLVRTLAKDFVKVKQTVTKYSKIKSHLFSMKIKLQSVKSSEQLSKSLNDINKIITRVNKYIELKNINKSIYDFQKQNDEVSLKEDMLDDLFDTLNYDIDMAEEEDIIVSKVLDGLGIQMNSKLDEIPSVSELKTEQVETNANVADFQERINNLKK, from the coding sequence ATGGGAGGTTACTTTTCCAAAAGCTTGGAAGAATCTCTTAGGGAAGAAAAGCGGAATTTAAATCGATCCATAAGAGAATTAGAAAGGGAAATATTTAAGTTGgagaatgaaaaaaaacaaattgaaaaaaacataaagcTATAtgccaaaaaaaatgatataagtCTTGTTCGAACATTAGCAAAAGATTTTGTAAAAGTAAAACAAACTGTTACAAAATacagtaaaataaaatcacatttattttctatgaaaataaaattacaaaGTGTTAAATCTTCTGAACAGTTAAGTAAAAGTTTAAATGAtatcaataaaataattacaagagtaaataaatatattgaattaaaaaatattaataaatctaTATACGATTttcaaaaacaaaatgatgaaGTCTCATTAAAAGAAGATATGCTAGATGACCTGTTCGATACAttaaattatgatataGACATGGCAGAGGAAGAGGATATAATAGTTTCAAAAGTTTTAGATGGTTTGGGTATACAAATGAATTCAAAATTAGATGAAATACCATCGGTTAGTGAACTTAAAACTGAGCAAGTTGAAACTAACGCAAATGTAGCGGATTTCCAAGAAAGAATTAACAATTTGAAAAAGTAA
- a CDS encoding phosphopantothenoylcysteine decarboxylase, putative has translation MKLLLGITGSIAAIKTSEIVDKLKKECENKNIPIEIKYVATNVAFEKFLNNFKEQVLLDKDEWLWKDRGDDILHIELRKWADIFVICPLDANTLAYISNGACPNLLTSICRCWNFEKKIIVFPCMNTYMFNHPITKHQLDIISSWGIKVIPPIEKVLACGEYGMGALPNVEDVVKEIVESMKTL, from the exons aTGAAACTTCTACTCGGGATTACTGGAAGTATTGCTGCAATTAAAACTAGCGAAATAGTTGACAagctaaaaaaagaatgcgaaaataaaaatattcctatagaaataaaatatgtagcTACAAATGTTgcatttgaaaaatttctgaacaattttaaagaaCAAGTACTCTTAGATAAAGATGAATGGTTATGGAAAGACCGAGGTGATGATATCCTACATATAGAATTAAGAAAATGGGCtgatatttttgttatatgcCCTTTAGATGCCAATACACTGGCTTATATATCAAATGGCGCTTGTCCCAATTTATTA acCTCTATTTGTCGGTGTTggaattttgaaaaaaaaattattgtttttcCATGTATGAACACATACATGTTTAATCATCCCATTACAAAACATCAGCTTGATATCATTTCATCATGGGGAATAAAA GTCATTCCACCTATCGAAAAAGTTTTGGCATGTGGTGAATACG GTATGGGAGCCCTTCCAAATGTTGAAGACGTAGTTAAAGAGATAGTGGAATCCATGAAAACATTATAA
- a CDS encoding trafficking protein particle complex subunit 2-like protein, putative, translating to MPIKSICYLGENDEILFFYSTEKSDEISSRFSTYSTLNNIKKIIEENEKKKNDQKYDPYLGYVGINLSLFSSYKNYAYAIQIINFKIILTIDDNKNMYTDNAIRSLFVKLHQFYSDAVCNPFYTDRLESEAFLKKIKMLIESS from the exons ATGCCCATTAAGAGCATATGCTATTTAGGAGAAAATGATGagattctttttttctattcCACAGAAAAAAGCGATGAAATATCTTCCCGGTTTTCGACATATTCTACCctgaataatattaaaaaaataa ttgaagaaaatgaaaaaaaaaaaaatgaccaAAAATATGATCCATATTTAGGATATGTAGGAATAAACCTTTCTTTATTTagttcatataaaaattatgccTATGCaattcaaattataaattttaaaattattttaactattgatgataataaaaatatgtacacTGATAATGCTATTCGATCG ctATTTGTAAAACTACATCAGTTTTATTCAGATGCAGTTTGCAACCCTTTCTACACCGACCGTTTAGAAAGCGAAgcttttttgaaaaaaataa AAATGCTAATAGAATCGTCTTAA
- a CDS encoding adenylate kinase 2, putative has protein sequence MNGPPGSGKDTHCVSLSKLYNFEIITISELLKKYLKENTNKDASCGKYVPGLTDEEKQDLESIEKCICNGSLAPDNIVNKIFLKYFKRYSENTEQDQISESDTTSNGIIINGFPRTYEQAMLFKKYKINVTKFINIVVSRESLLKRIMNRTKDPVTNINYNFQIIKLIKKKRQGIQLTTEEEELLASQNDSYQSLTDEIIMRLERREDDNETTFNKRYNLYKENEEKIIPLFIDICKNVDGENDINHNFQQICKIIQEEENYA, from the coding sequence ATGAATGGCCCACCAGGGTCAGGAAAAGATACACATTGTGTGTCACTTTCCaaattgtataattttgaaataattacaataagtgaattattaaaaaaatatttgaaagaaaatacaaataaagatGCCAGTTGTGGAAAATATGTACCCGGATTAACAGATGAAGAAAAACAAGATTTAGAAAGTATAGAAAAGTGCATATGCAATGGATCGCTAGCTCCGGATAATAtagttaataaaattttccttaaatattttaagagGTATTCAGAAAACACAGAGCAAGATCAAATTTCTGAATCTGATACAACATCCAATggtattattatcaatGGATTTCCTAGAACGTATGAACAAGCAAtgttattcaaaaaatacaaaattaatgtaacaaaatttattaatattgtaGTTAGTAGAGAATCCCTTTTAAAGAGAATTATGAACAGGACAAAAGATCCAGTTACtaacataaattataatttccaaataataaaattaattaaaaaaaaaagacaagGAATCCAGTTAACTACCGAAGAAGAAGAATTATTAGCGTCACAAAATGATAGTTATCAAAGTTTAACTGatgaaattattatgaGATTAGAAAGAAGAGAAGATGACAATGAAACTacttttaataaaagatataatttatataaagaaaatgaagaaaaaattattccactttttattgatatttgtaaaaatgtaGACGGTGAAAATGACATCaatcataattttcaacaaatttgtaaaattattcAAGAGGAAGAAAATTATGCATAG
- a CDS encoding chaperone protein ClpB1, putative codes for MQKNLIALFVIISVSFLCKRGDGKRRFESRLSASNIDNNNVLNPFGIARKGGRTSARKNEAFINSNMKGDDILKRDIKKGFKSKINENKDENKKYDQNGIKNRLNYSTNDQDNINNYFFSKNENKSNNGRNKMNQLFMSDEEYTINSDDYTEKAWEAISSLNKIGEKYESAYVEAEMLLLALLNDSPDGLAQRILKESGIDTDLLAHDIDLYLKKQPKMPSGFGEQKILGRTLQTVLSTSKRLKKEFNDEYISIEHLLLSIISEDSKFTRPWLLKYNVNYEKVKKAVEKIRGKKKVTSKTPEMTYQALEKYSRDLTALARAGKLDPVIGRDEEIRRAIQILSRRTKNNPILLGDPGVGKTAIVEGLAIKIVQGDVPDSLKGRKLVSLDMSSLIAGAKYRGDFEERLKSILKEIQDSEGQVVMFIDEIHTVVGAGAVAEGALDAGNILKPLLARGELRCIGATTVSEYRQFIEKDKALERRFQQILVDQPSVDETISILRGLKERYEVHHGVRILDSALVQAAILSDRYISYRFLPDKAIDLIDEAASNLKIQLSSKPIQLDNIEKQLIQLEMEKISILGDKQSASLINKSSSGNDDNNISTDYTQSQNFIKKRINEKEINRLKTIDHIMNELRKEQKNILESWTSEKMYVDNIRAIKERIDVVKIEIEKAERYFDLNRAAELRFETLPDLEKQLKTAEENYVNDIPERNRMLKDEVTSEDIMNIVSISTGIRLNKLLKSEKEKILNLENELHKQIIGQDDAVKIVARAVQRSRVGMNNPKRPIASLMFLGPTGVGKTELSKVLADVLFDTPDAVIHFDMSEYMEKHSISKLIGAAPGYVGYEQGGLLTDAVRKKPYSIILFDEIEKAHPDVYNLLLRVIDEGKLSDTKGNVANFRNTIIIFTSNLGSQSILELANDPNKKEKIKEQVMKSVRETFRPEFYNRIDDHVIFDSLTKKELKEIANIEITKVANRLFDKNFKISIDDAVFSYIVDKAYDPSFGARPLKRVIQSEIETEIAIRILNETFVENDTIRVSLKDQKLHFSKG; via the coding sequence atgcaaaaaaatcTCATTGCGCTTTTTGTGATAATTAGTGTATCGTTTCTTTGTAAGCGAGGAGATGGGAAAAGAAGGTTCGAAAGTCGTTTGAGTGCATCtaatatagataataataatgtattgAACCCATTTGGGATAGCTAGAAAAGGAGGTAGAACAAGTGCTAGAAAAAATGAGGcatttataaatagtaatatGAAAGGGgatgatatattaaaaagagacataaaaaaaggatttaaatcaaaaataaatgaaaataaagatgaaaataaaaaatatgatcaaaatggaataaaaaatagattaAACTATTCTACAAATGATcaagataatataaataattatttttttagtaaaaatgaaaataaatctaATAAtggaagaaataaaatgaatcaGTTATTTATGAGTGATGAAGAATATACAATAAATTCAGATGATTATACAGAAAAAGCATGGGAAGCTATAAGTTCTTTAAATAAGATTggagaaaaatatgaatccGCATATGTAGAAGCAGAGATGTTATTATTGGCTTTGTTAAATGATTCACCAGATGGTTTGGCTCAAAGAATACTAAAAGAGAGTGGAATAGATACAGATTTATTAGCACATGATAtagatttatatttaaaaaaacaacctAAAATGCCTAGTGGTTTTGGAGAACAAAAAATACTAGGCCGAACATTACAAACTGTGTTAAGTACAAGTAAacgattaaaaaaagaatttaatgatgaatatatatcGATAGAGCATTTGTTGTTAAGTATAATTTCTGAGGATTCAAAATTTACACGTCCATggttattaaaatataatgtaaactatgaaaaagtaaaaaaagctgttgaaaaaattcgaggtaaaaaaaaagttacaTCTAAAACCCCTGAAATGACATATCAAGctttagaaaaatatagtagAGATTTAACAGCTTTAGCTAGAGCCGGTAAATTAGATCCCGTTATAGGACGAGATGAAGAAATAAGAAGAGcaatacaaatattatcaagacgaacaaaaaataatccaATATTATTAGGAGATCCGGGTGTTGGTAAAACAGCAATAGTTGAAGGGTTGGCTATAAAGATTGTACAAGGAGATGTACCTGATTCATTAAAAGGAAGAAAGTTAGTTTCTTTAGATATGTCATCATTAATTGCTGGTGCTAAATATAGAGGTGATTTTGAAGAGCGTTTAAAAtctattttaaaagaaattcAGGATTCAGAGGGACAAGTAGTTATGTTTATTGATGAGATACATACGGTTGTCGGTGCTGGTGCAGTAGCAGAAGGTGCATTAGATGCAggtaatatattaaaaccGCTATTAGCCCGAGGAGAATTAAGATGTATCGGTGCAACGACTGTTAGTGAATATAGACaatttatagaaaaagaTAAAGCATTAGAAAGAAGATTTCAACAAATATTAGTAGATCAACCAAGTGTTGATGAAACAATAAGTATATTAAGAGGATTAAAGGAAAGATATGAAGTACATCATGGAGTACGTATATTAGATTCAGCTCTTGTACAAGCAGCAATATTATCAGATAGATATATAAGTTATAGATTTTTACCAGATAAAGCAATAGATCTTATTGATGAAGCTGCAtctaatttaaaaattcaattATCTAGTAAACCAATACAATTAgataatattgaaaaacaATTAATTCAATtagaaatggaaaaaatatctaTTTTAGGTGATAAACAAAGTGCGAgcttaataaataaatccaGCTCTGGTAATGacgataataatatatctacAGATTATACACAAAgtcaaaattttataaaaaaaagaatcaatgaaaaggaaataaataGATTAAAAACAATTGATCATATTATGAATGAACTTAGGAaggaacaaaaaaatattttagaaTCATGGACTAGtgaaaaaatgtatgtaGATAATATAAGAGCTATTAAAGAAAGGATAGATGTAGTTAAAATTGAAATTGAAAAAGCGGAAAGATATTTTGATTTGAATAGAGCTGCTGAATTAAGGTTTGAAACATTACCTGATTTAgaaaaacaattaaaaacagctgaagaaaattatgtaaatgATATACCTGAAAGAAATAGAATGTTAAAAGATGAAGTTACTAGTGAAgatattatgaatatagTTAGTATATCTACAGGTATCcgattaaataaattattaaaatccgaaaaagaaaaaatattaaatttagaaaatgaattacataaacaaattattgGACAAGATGATGCAGTAAAGATTGTTGCAAGAGCAGTTCAAAGATCAAGAGTTGGTATGAATAATCCTAAAAGGCCAATTGCATCTCTTATGTTTTTAGGTCCAACTGGTGTAGGAAAAACAGAATTATCTAAAGTTTTAGCAGATGTGTTATTTGATACACCAGATGCTGTTATACATTTTGATATGTCTgaatatatggaaaaaCATTCAATAAGTAAATTAATAGGTGCAGCACCTGGATATGTTGGATATGAGCAAGGGGGTCTACTTACAGATGCAGTTCGAAAGAAACCGTATTctattattctttttgaTGAGATAGAAAAGGCTCATCCAGATGTATACAATTTGCTTTTACGAGTTATAGATGAGGGTAAATTATCAGATACTAAAGGAAATGTTGCAAATTTTCGAAacactattattattttcacatCTAATTTAGGTAGCCAAAGTATATTAGAACTAGCCAATGatccaaataaaaaagaaaaaattaaagaacaAGTTATGAAATCAGTTAGAGAAACATTTAGACCTGAATTTTACAACAGAATTGATGATCATGTTATATTTGATAGTCTAAcgaaaaaagaattaaaagaaatagcAAATATAGAAATTACTAAAGTTGCCAATAGATTATTTGATAAGAACTTTAAAATAAGTATTGATGATGCTGTTTTTTCTTACATTGTTGATAAAGCATATGATCCCTCTTTTGGTGCTAGACCATTAAAAAGAGTTATTCAATCTGAAATAGAAACAGAAATTGCTATCAGAATTTTGAATGAGACATTTGTTGAAAATGATACAATTCGTGTCTCCCTCAAAGATCAAAAACTGCATTTTTCAAAAGGgtag
- a CDS encoding small heat shock protein HSP20, putative has translation MKCLCAGCGDKGEIKITPDNRLTIKEKQSVPKNKNTLVNPNTVLEIMPDKTLKKQITFRPKVDIMYDSESCHAILVLDIPGFKIDDIDVEIGEGMLTIAGPRSQTELFETYGDNLILHAKEREVGYFKRIFKLPHNILDDTAHAVYKNGILEIKMECKQFSYMHKVEINEA, from the exons atgaaGTGCTTATGTGCAGGATGTGGTGACAAGGGCGAGATCAAAATAACGCCCGACAACAGACTAACAATA AAAGAAAAACAGTCTGTCcccaaaaataaaaacaccCTAGTCAACCCCAACACTGTTTTGGAAATCATGCCTGATAAAACtttgaaaaaacaaataacaTTTAGACCCAAAGTTGATATAATGTATGATTCCGAATCATGTCATGCTATCTTAGTTTTAGATATACCAGGATTTAAAATTGATGATATTGATGTAGAGATAGGAGAAGGAATGTTAACTATAGCAGGGCCAAGATCTCAAACCGAGTTATTTGAAACATATGGAGATAATCTTATTTTACATGCCAAAGAAAGAGAAGTCGGTTATTTCAAAAGAATTTTCAAATTGCCTCACAATATCCTTGATGACACTGCTCATGCAGTATACAAAAATG GAATACTCGAAATAAAGATGGAATGCAAACAATTCTCATACATGCATAAAGTAGAAATAAACGAAGCATAA
- a CDS encoding EF-hand calcium-binding domain-containing protein, which yields MRRGLRKICEHFHKDKSQINCIRNIYGNNNVIKNNFLSSIQGRTFSNNIPNEKNESDNNNPYTNGMTSAYYWVELTKNKIHDLKINELREQFSVLKDYDDNDIMIWRESFNQIDKDKDNYISHADLQKSDWSLEKYTLFQNYDMDRNNLIDFGEYIQAIIDIDTQHFKNFFHGFSKIDIELEFQKYAITEKDNSKKVIPLTKLMQMLKDKEFTCVTETDSRKLFNLMDINQDGYLDFEDFVEWLGIK from the exons ATGCGACGCGGTTTAAGGAAAATATGTGAACATTTTCATAAAGATAAAAGTCAAATTAATTgtataagaaatatatatggaaataataatgtaattaaaaataattttttatcatctaTCCAAGGACGAACTTTCAGTAATAATATaccaaatgaaaaaaatgagtcAGACAATAACAATCCTTACACAAATGGAATGACATCAGCTTATTATTGGGTTGAATtaactaaaaataaaatccatgatttaaaaataaatgaattacGAGAACAATTTTCTGTTTTAAAGGATTATGATGATAACGATATAATGATATGGAGAGAATCGTTTAATCAAATTGACAAGGATAAGGACAATTATATATCTCATGCAGATTTACAAAAAAGTGATTGGAgtttagaaaaatatactctatttcaaaattatgatatggatagaaataatttaattgatTTCGGTGAATATATACAAGCAATTATTGATATAGATACacaacattttaaaaattttttccatGGATTTAGTAAAATAGACATTGAATTAGAGTTCCAAAAATATGCAA TTACAGAAAAGGATAATAGCAAAAAGGTTATCCCATTAACAAAACTAATGCAAATGTTAAAAGATAAAGAATTTACATGTGTTACAGAAACAGATTCTCGAAAACTTTTTAATCTAATGGATATAAATCAAGATGGATATTTAGACTTTGAGGATTTTGTAGAg tgGCTAGGAATTAAATAA